From a region of the Daphnia magna isolate NIES linkage group LG1, ASM2063170v1.1, whole genome shotgun sequence genome:
- the LOC116925030 gene encoding spectrin beta chain isoform X12, which yields MTTDISVSVRWDPATQQEIIDDYDYDGGNSSSRLFERSRIKALADERESVQKKTFQKWVNSHLVRVGNRIGDLYTDLRDGKMLLKLLEVLSGERLPRPTKGKMRIHCLENVDKALQFLRDQRVHLENMGSHDIVDGSSRLTLGLIWTIILRFQIQDITIEETDNNETRSAKDALLLWCQMKTAGYQNVNIRNFTTSWRDGLAFNAIIHKHCPELVQYDKLSKSNAMFNLNNAFNVAEQKLGLTKLLDAEDIYVDQPDEKSIITYVVTYYHYFSKLKQETVQGKRIGKVVGLAMENDRMVTEYETLTSDLLRWIESTIRSLSERDFANSLAGVQQQLLQFNNYRTLEKPPKFVEKGNLEVLLFTLQSKMRANNQKPYFPKEGKMISDINKAWERLEKSEHERELTLREELIRQEKLEQLAARFDRKAGMRETWLSENQRLVSQDNFGFDLAAVEAAAKKHEAIETDILAYEERVQAVVAVAQELEAENYHDIDRINARKDNVLRLWQYLLELLRARRMRLELSLQLQQNFQEMLYILDSMEELKVRLLSEDYGKHLMGVEDLLQKHALVEADINVLGERVKMVVQHSQRFLETEATGGFGPCDPAIIVDRVQQLEDAYAELVKLAVERRARLEESRKLWQFYWDMADEENWIKEKEHILSTGDIGHDLTTIHLLISKHKALEEDIASHEPTLYSVVNVGEELIQQEHFGSEKIQERITEMVDMWNHLCETAAYRRKRLEEAVSYHQFFTDADDVDTWMLDVLRLVSSEDVGRDEANVQSLLKKHKDVTEELKNYASTIDALKEQSEELGEQDRTSPEVVERLASIERRYRELMELAKLRKQRLLDALSLYKLFSEADGVEQWIGEKERMLETMVPAKDIEDVEVMRHRYDGFDREMNANASRVAVVNQLARQLLHVEHPNSEDIVARQNQLNARWAELRDRAEAKRDELQSAHGVQTFHIECRETILWIEDKIRILQSTDSLEMDLTGIMTLQRRLSGMERDLAAIQAKLDSLDKEAEKIGVEHPEEEEVIRERLGQIRSVWENLTQMLKERDAKLEEAGDLHRFLRDLDHFQTWLTKTQTDVASEDIPASLAEAEKLLSQHQGIREEIDNYTDDYSRMMDYGERITAEETTSDDPQYMFLRERLKALRDGWEELHQMWENRQQLLSQSLNLQMFLRDAKQAEVLLAHQEHVLSKDEMPANLEQAENAIKRHEAFLTTMDANDDKVNNVIQFAQRLEDEGHFAADKAQKKAENISERREANRQRAVQLMEKLRDALQLQQFLQDCEELSEWIQEKNIIAQDETYRSAKTVHSKWTRHQAFEAEIASNKDRLYHIQQAGEQLIKEKPEIISVIDPRIQELSHQFDDLERTTREKGERLFDANRQVLYEQTCDDIDTWMSDLEKQMVTGGTGEDLASVNILMQKQQMIETQMAIKAQQVSELGAQAEYLERMTPEKVEDIQQKKEAVERRFDELKAPLVRRQRDLEKKKEAYQFRRDVEDEKLWISDKMPLATASDYGNSLFNVNVLKKKNQSLRTEIDNHEQRIHLVCNNGQKLIDEDHADSQEFSNLIEELLDTWQILKDAMDNRRANLLASERAQQYFFDASEAESWMSEQELYMMVEDRGKDEISAQNLMKKHQTLELAVEDYAETIRSLGETSTQLIAEGHPDSDQIAVRQAQVDKLYAGLRDLAQERRAKLEEALQLFMLSREVDDLRQWIADREVVAGSHELGQDYDHVTLLWERFKEFARDTETIGTERVAAVNEIADQLMGARHSDAATIAEWKDDLNEAWADLLELIDTRTQMLAASRELHKFFHDCKDVLGRIVEKQNTLSDELGRDAGSVSALQRKHQNFIQDLQTLQSQVQGVQEDSQRLQAAYAGDKAREITGREGEVVNAWLQLQALCEGRRQKLADTGDLFRFFSMVRTLVLWIDDLIRQMNTTEKPRDVSGVELLMNNHQSLKAEIDARGDNFSACIALGKELLSRGHYATNEIKEKLVALTNQRNSMLHRWEERWEHLQLILEVYQFARDAAVAEGWLMAQESYLMSHELGHTIDEVENLIKKHEAFEKSAAAQEERFAALERLTTLELREQEKLLGEDGEVYGQHFDGYNRPEDTYELKELKRRQEEDERQRAEELAAQQAALAAIHSPPEGSNQDQTDGDTSPSEPISGSTDKDPTTEATEGRASPKAEQAKPAPERRSSLAGGDDVYEGTVNRKHEWESTTKKASNRSWDKVYLTLRQGDLAVYKDQKCARAAPEVYHRNESPLDIRTAVAEVAADYTKKRHVFRLKLANGGEYLFQAKDDEEMNGWVTKLQASTNAAVESASAGSSRAQTMPAQATKDEPKKRSFFTLKKK from the exons ATGACGACGGATATTAGCGTCAGCGTCCGGTGGGACCCGGCGACGCAGCAGGAAATCATTGACGACTACGACTACGATGGAGGCAACTCGTCATCGAGGCTCTTTGAGCGATCTCGCATCAAGGCTCTTGCag ATGAACGTGAGAGTGTACAAAAGAAGACGTTCCAAAAATGGGTCAATTCCCATCTCGTGCGAGTCGGGAACCGCATAGGTGATCTTTATACAGATCTCCGCGATGGAAAAATGCTTTTAAAACTATTGGAAGTTCTCTCAGGCGAACGTTTG cCACGTCCAACCAAAGGCAAAATGCGTATTCATTGCTTGGAAAACGTAGACAAGGCTCTGCAGTTCCTTCGAGATCAACGTGTCCATTTGGAAAACATGGGCTCCCACGATATCGTTGATGGCAGTTCCCGTTTAACTCTCGGTCTTATCTGGACCATTATTCTTCGTTTCCAG ATCCAAGACATTACTATCGAAGAGACAGATAATAACGAAACACGTTCGGCCAAGGATGCCCTCTTATTGTGGTGCCAGATGAAGACAGCCGGTTATCAGAACGTCAACATTCGGAATTTCACGACATCTTGGCGCGATGGTTTGGCTTTTAACGCCATTATCCACAAACACTGCCCAGAACTTGTCCAGTACGACAAACTGTCCAAATCCAACGCCATGTTTAATTTGAACAACGCTTTTAACGTGGCTGAGCAAAAACTTGGCTTGACCAAATTGCTGGATGCCGAAGATATTTACGTAGATCAGCCCGACGAAAAATCAATCATCACATATGTCGTTACATATTATCATTACTTCTCGAAATTAAAGCAAGAAACTGTACAAGGAAAACGTATCGGAAAAGTGGTAGGTCTCGCCATGGAGAACGATCGTATGGTCACCGAATACGAGACATTGACAAGCGATTTGCTACGCTGGATCGAATCAACCATCCGATCTTTAAGCGAACGTGATTTTGCCAACTCCTTGGCAGGCGTTCAGCAACAGTTGCTGCAATTCAACAATTACCGCACGCTAGAAAAGCCACCCAAGTTTGTGGAAAAGGGCAACCTCGAAGTTTTGCTCTTCACTTTGCAGTCGAAAATGAGGGCCAACAATCAGAAACCCTATTTCCCTAAAGAAGGCAAGATGATCTCCGACATCAACAAAGCATGGGAGCGTCTGGAAAAATCAGAGCACGAACGTGAGCTCACCCTTCGCGAAGAGCTCATTCGTCAAGAGAAGCTAGAGCAGTTGGCTGCCCGTTTCGACCGCAAGGCAGGCATGAGAGAGACTTGGCTCAGCGAAAACCAACGTCTTGTTTCACAG GATAATTTTGGATTCGATTTGGCTGCCGTTGAAGCCGCCGCCAAGAAGCATGAAGCGATCGAGACGGACATTCTCGCTTATGAGGAACGTGTCCAGGCTGTTGTGGCTGTAGCCCAGGAATTGGAGGCCGAAAATTATCACGACATCGATCGCATCAACGCTCGTAAAGACAACGTTCTTCGTCTGTGGCAGTATCTCCTGGAACTGCTTAGAGCCAGGCGTATGCGTTTAGAACTTTCCCTCCAATTGCAGCAAAACTTCCAG GAAATGCTGTACATTCTGGATTCGATGGAAGAGCTGAAGGTCCGTCTATTGTCGGAAGACTACGGTAAACATTTAATGGGGGTCGAAGACCTGCTGCAAAAGCATGCCCTTGTAGAAGCCGATATCAATGTTTTGGGAGAACGAGTCAAAATGGTAGTGCAACACTCCCAACGTTTCTTGGAGACCGAAGCTACTGGTGGATTCGGCCCTTGCGATCCGGCCATTATTGTCGATCGCGTCCAACAGCTCGAG GATGCTTATGCTGAACTTGTCAAACTGGCCGTGGAACGCCGTGCTCGCCTAGAAGAAAGCCGCAAACTTTGGCAATTCTATTGGGATATGGCCGATGAAGAAAACTGGATCAAGGAAAAAGAACACATTTTGTCGACTGGAGATATTGGTCATGACTTGACTACCATTCATCTACTCATCTCCAAACATAAGGCACTTGAAGAAGATATTGCCAGCCATGAACCGACTCTCTACTCTGTGGTCAACGTTGGTGAAGAACTTATCCAGCAGGAACATTTTG GCTCGGAAAAGATCCAAGAACGTATCACAGAGATGGTAGATATGTGGAATCACTTGTGTGAAACGGCAGCTTACAGACGAAAGCGTTTGGAAGAGGCTGTTAGCTACCACCAATTTTTCACCGATGCCGACGATGTTGACACCTGGATGCTGGATGTTTTGCGTCTGGTTTCCAGCGAAGATGTCGGCCGTGATGAAGCAAACGTCCAATCTCTACTTAAAAAACACAAAGACGTTACCGAAGAGCTTAAGAACTATGCATCCACTATCGACGCCCTTAAGGAGCAGTCCGAAGAACTGGGTGAACAGGACCGCACTTCCCCCGAAGTCGTGGAACGCTTGGCCAGTATTGAACGTCGCTATAGAGAACTAATGGAATTGGCTAAGCTGCGCAAACAGCGCTTGCTGGATGCCCTTTCGCTTTACAAGCTGTTTTCTGAAGCTGATGGAGTCGAACAGTGGATCGGTGAGAAGGAACGCATGTTGGAGACGATGGTACCAGCCAAGGACATTGAAGACGTCGAAGTCATGCGTCACCGTTACGATGGATTTGATCGCGAGATGAATGCAAATGCCTCACGTGTGGCTGTTGTAAACCAACTGGCTCGTCAATTGCTTCACGTTGAGCACCCTAATTCGGAGGATATCGTCGCCCGCCAGAACCAGCTCAACGCTCGCTGGGCTGAGTTACGCGATCGAGCAGAAGCCAAACGCGATGAACTTCAATCAGCCCATGGTGTCCAGACTTTCCACATTGAATGTCGTGAAACCATCCTGTGGATTGAAGACAAGATCCGCATTCTGCAGTCCACTGACAGTTTGGAAATGGACCTTACTGGCATCATGACGTTGCAACGTCGTTTGTCCGGCATGGAACGCGACCTTGCTGCCATCCAGGCCAAATTGGATTCTCTGGACAAAGAAGCCGAGAAAATTGGTGTGGAACATcccgaagaagaagaggttATCCGCGAACGCCTGGGACAGATCCGCTCAGTCTGGGAGAATTTGACTCAGATGCTGAAGGAGCGCGATGCCAAATTGGAAGAAGCCGGTGATCTGCATCGTTTCTTGCGTGACTTGGATCACTTCCAGACCTGGTTGACCAAGACACAGACGGATGTTGCCTCTGAGGACATCCCTGCTTCTCTAGCAGAAGCCGAAAAACTCTTGAGCCAACACCAGGGTATCCGCGAGGAAATTGACAACTACACTGACGATTATTCACGCATGATGGACTATGGTGAGCGTATCACAGCCGAAGAGACGACATCAGACGATCCCCAGTACATGTTCTTGCGAGAGCGACTCAAGGCTCTTCGTGATGGCTGGGAAGAATTGCACCAAATGTGGGAAAACCGCCAGCAATTGCTCTCTCAATCCCTCAACTTGCAGATGTTCTTGCGAGATGCCAAGCAGGCCGAAGTCCTTCTTGCTCACCAGGAGCACGTCCTTTCCAAG GATGAAATGCCAGCCAATTTGGAACAAGCAGAGAATGCCATTAAACGCCACGAAGCATTCCTTACAACAATGGACGCTAACGACGACAAGGTCAATAACGTAATCCAGTTTGCCCAGCGCTTGGAAGATGAGGGCCACTTTGCCGCTGACAAGGCCCAGAAAAAGGCCGAGAACATTAGCGAACGCCGCGAGGCCAACCGCCAGAGAGCCGTCCAGCTTATGGAAAAACTTCGCGACGCTCTACAACTTCAACAGTTCTTGCAAGACTGCGAAGAATTGTCCGAATGGATTCAAGAAAAGAACATTATCGCCCAGGACGAGACCTACCGTAGCGCCAAAACAGTTCACTCCAAGTGGACTCGCCACCAGGCTTTTGAAGCTGAAATCGCTTCGAATAAAGATAGGCTCTATCACATCCAGCAGGCCGGAGAGCAGTTGATCAAGGAAAAGCCAGAAATCATATCTGTTATTGATCCTCGTATCCAG GAATTGAGTCACCAGTTTGACGACTTAGAGAGGACCACACGCGAAAAGGGTGAACGCCTATTCGACGCCAATAGGCAAGTCCTTTACGAGCAAACTTGCGATGACATCGATACTTGGATGTCCGACCTCGAGAAACAGATGGTGACTGGCGGTACTGGGGAAGACTTGGCCTCCGTCAACATCTTgatgcagaaacaacaaatgaTTGAAACACAGATGGCAATCAAGGCCCAACAAGTGTCCGAACTGGGCGCACAGGCTGAATATTTGGAACGCATGACACCTGAGAAGGTGGAAGACattcaacaaaagaaagaagccgTCGAGAGGAGATTCGACGAGCTGAAAGCACCCCTGGTCAGAAGACAGCGTGatttggaaaagaagaaagaagccTACCAGTTCCGACGCGATGTCGAAGACGAGAAACTCTGGATCTCAGACAAAATGCCGTTAGCCACCGCCAGTGACTACGGTAACTCTCTCTTCAACGTCAacgttttgaaaaagaaaaaccaatcgCTGAGAACAGAAATCGACAACCACGAACAGCGAATCCACTTGGTGTGCAACAATGGACAGAAATTGATCGATGAAGATCACGCCGATTCGCAAGAATTCTCCAACCTCATCGAGGAATTGCTCGACACTTGGCAG ATCTTGAAAGACGCCATGGATAATCGACGGGCCAACCTTTTGGCTTCCGAACGGGCCCAGCAATACTTTTTCGATGCCAGCGAGGCTGAGTCGTGGATGAGCGAACAAGAACTGTATATGATGGTAGAAGACCGTGGCAAGGATGAGATATCAGCACAGAACTTAATGAAGAAACACCAAACTTTGGAATTAGCCGTCGAAGATTATGCCGAGACCATTCGCTCTCTAGGGGAGACTTCCACCCAGCTTATTGCCGAAGGCCATCCCGACAGCGACCAAATTGCTGTCCGGCAAGCTCAGGTCGACAAGTTGTACGCTGGTCTTCGCGACTTAGCGCAGGAACGACGTGCTAAACTGGAAGAAGCCTTGCAACTCTTCATGCTTAGCCGCGAAGTCGACGACCTCCGCCAATGGATAGCTGACCGTGAAGTCGTTGCCGGCTCGCACGAGCTTGGTCAAGATTACGATCATGTTACACTCCTTTGGGAACGCTTTAAA GAATTTGCTCGGGATACCGAAACGATCGGCACTGAACGCGTGGCTGCTGTCAACGAAATCGCTGATCAGTTGATGGGTGCCCGTCACTCTGACGCCGCCACCATCGCCGAATGGAAAGACGATCTGAACGAAGCTTGGGCTGATCTCCTCGAGTTGATCGATACAAGAACACAAATGTTGGCCGCCTCACGCGAACTGCACAAGTTCTTCCACGATTGTAAGGACGTCTTGGGTCGCATCGTTGAGAAACAAAACACCCTGTCTGACGAGTTGGGAAGAGATGCGGGTTCCGTATCTGCTCTCCAACGAAAACATCAAAACTTCATCCAG GATCTTCAAACGTTACAGAGTCAGGTCCAGGGTGTCCAGGAAGATTCGCAACGGCTCCAGGCGGCTTACGCTGGAGACAAAGCTCGTGAGATTACTGGCCGAGAAGGAGAGGTTGTCAATGCCTGGCTTCAGTTGCAGGCCTTGTGCGAGGGCAGACGTCAGAAATTGGCCGACACAGGTGACCTTTTCCGATTCTTCTCCATGGTACGCACGCTCGTCCTCTGGATTGATGACCTCATCCGGCAAATGAACACAACCGAAAAGCCACG CGATGTGAGTGGCGTGGAGCTCTTAATGAACAATCACCAGAGTCTGAAGGCTGAAATCGACGCTAGAGGAGACAATTTTTCAGCGTGTATTGCTCTAGGCAAAGAACTCTTGTCTAGAGGACACTACGCCACTAACGAG ATCAAAGAGAAACTAGTAGCCCTCACCAACCAACGCAATTCCATGCTGCACCGATGGGAGGAACGTTGGGAACACCTCCAGCTCA TTTTGGAAGTCTACCAATTTGCCCGCGACGCCGCCGTTGCTGAAGGATGGCTGATGGCGCAAGAATCTTACCTGATGAGTCATGAATTAGGA CACACCATAGATGAGGTGGAAAATTTGATAAAGAAACACGAGGCGTTCGAAAAATCTGCTGCCGCCCAAGAAGAACGCTTCGCTGCCCTCGAGAGATTGACAACG CTGGAGCTTAGGGAACAAGAGAAACTCTTGGGTGAAGACGGCGAAGTCTACGGCCAACATTTCGATGGGTACAATCGGCCCGAAGACACG TACGAGTTGAAAGAATTGAAACGAcgccaagaagaagatgagCGACAAAGGGCCGAGGAGTTGGCTGCTCAGCAAGCTGCTCTGGCTGCAATTCATTCTCCACCCGAAGGATCAAATCAAGACCA AACCGACGGAGACACATCGCCATCTGAGCCTATATCTGGCAGTACCGATAAGGATCCGACGACAGAAGCCACCGAAG GAAGGGCTTCACCTAAAGCTGAACAAGCTAAGCCGGCCCCAG AGCGCCGCAGTTCTCTAGCTGGCGGAGATGACGTCTACGAGGGCACGGTCAACCGCAAACACGAGTGGGAGTCCACTACCAAAAAAGCTTCCAATCGATCTTGGGACAAAGTTTATTTGACTTTGCGCCAAGGCGATTTGGCTGTTTACAAA GATCAAAAGTGCGCCAGAGCGGCTCCCGAAGTTTACCATCGCAACGAAAGTCCGTTGGACATTCGTACGGCTGTGGCTGAAGTGGCTGCTGACTACACCAAGAAGAGACACGTCTTCCGTCTCAA GTTAGCAAACGGGGGTGAATATCTATTCCAGGCAAAGGATGACGAAGAAATGAACGGATGGGTTACTAAGCTACAGGCTTCCACCAATGCCGCGGTTGAAAGCGCGAGCGCCGGATCCTCGCGAGCTCAGACGATGCCAGCCCAGGCAACGAAAGATGAACCCAAGAAACGAAGTTTCTTCACactgaagaagaaataa